From the Scophthalmus maximus strain ysfricsl-2021 chromosome 11, ASM2237912v1, whole genome shotgun sequence genome, one window contains:
- the cdon gene encoding cell adhesion molecule-related/down-regulated by oncogenes, with amino-acid sequence MDSGLRVLLSTVLCLSQSLLISCSSQYPSFSSEPASLVQSRGSVARLRCSADPPSATVSWRFRGLPLDQDTLPGVELNGGSLTISSLKPGHVGLYQCVARFDHGPAVASRLARVDIAEMSEYEDGRRRSLSVQEGSAVLIECPLPHSVPPALPRLRVRGEWMEESTGDYLVLPSGNLQIVSASVQHQGMYKCGALNPVTGETVVQPHGTKLSVKHSDAPSSVRIVYPTASVTVEVLLSQPLTLECVVSGSPAPAAKWFQNGKEVTPGPLHRQRHNNLAFVAVTRSDEGSYNCATETEQGTVISPNYTLNVLEPVSVVKGLSDQLVPPGSSAHFTCAARGNPSPNITWLFNADPIAPSRRFQISGSSLVISDVTPRDAGVYQCLLDNGIGSAQSQGMLTTQSDPQLGPTAGVLLEASPSLHPMQSDEGRDEDAGDAGDAIDLPPDRSSACPTPEAPIITSPPQTHKPDLYDLEWRAGRDGGSPIVAYFVKYRKVDEMGTVVGSWHTVRVPGSEKTLRLSELESSSLYEVLMVARSSAGEGQPAMLTFRTGKEKSTTSNKNPSKPPVVPMPPKAPEDKNPNTHFGVIIHDRVPEAPDRPTISMATESSVYVTWIPRANGGSPITAFRVEYRRGRVAEWVVAADNISPLKLSVEVRNLEPGSIYKFRVVAVNMYGESPHSIPSKPYQVPQASPRMADRPVVGPHISSTDAISDTQIMLRWTYSPTSNNNTPIQGFYIYYRPTDSDNDSDYKRGVVEGVKHWHMIGHLQPETSYDIKMQCFNDGGESEYSNVMICETKARQAPGSPSQHPITPPGPHPQEPPSPPGGLLYLIVGCVLGVMVLILLAFIAMCLWRNRQQNNMHKYDPPGYLYQPAEMNGHVLEYTTLPGTSRINGGVHGGYGHGGPILPQGCHHLHHKLPNGLALLNGSGGLFSPGHPHGHDGTLPHSTRDCEHSHPHHHHNGGGMYTALPQTESSDCMSCQNLCNNNRCYNKTNGTFSSGTLPLMHRVAPCQQDGLEMVPLGQVSPQCHGPSGQMNPGDQEADAGYQPDEHRGSSPSQHSCCLVGSNENCPADNTAEEELECVDTEGPVLCWESLGLPDLDCDEKPGWISSSSLAGELIQPGPQQV; translated from the exons ATGGACAGTGGCCTGAGGGTCCTCCTGTCCACTGTGCTGTGTCTCAGCCAGTCTCTGCTCATCAGCTGCTCAT CTCAATATCCCTCTTTTAGCTCCGAGCCGGCCTCCTTGGTTCAGAGTCGGGGCTCTGTCGCTCGCCTGCGCTGCTCAGCGGATCCTCCGTCGGCGACGGTGTCCTGGCGCTTCAGAGGCCTTCCCCTGGACCAGGACACGCTGCCTGGCGTGGAGCTCAACGGCGGCTCGCTCACCATCTCCTCCCTTAAGCCGGGCCATGTTGGCCTCTATCAGTGCGTGGCGCGCTTCGACCACGGGCCGGCCGTCGCCAGCCGCCTCGCGCGCGTGGACATAGCAG AAATGTCAGAGTACGAAGACGGCCGACGGCGGTCGCTATCAGTGCAGGAGGGCAGCGCAGTTCTTATAGAGTGTCCCCTACCGCACAGCGTCCCTCCAGCGCTGCCCAGACTAAGAGTACGAGGGGAGTGGATGGAAGAGTCAACAG gtGACTATTTAGTGCTTCCGTCTGGAAACCTTCAGATCGTCTCCGCTTCCGTCCAGCACCAGGGCATGTATAAATGTGGCGCGCTCAACCCTGTCACCGGGGAAACCGTCGTGCAGCCTCATGGTACCAAGCTATCAGTGAAAC aTTCTGACGCCCCCTCCTCGGTGCGGATAGTTTACCCCACTGCCTCCGTGACCGTTGAGGTGCTGCTGTCGCAGCCACTCACGCTCGAGTGTGTTGTGTCTGGCAGTCCTGCACCGGCAGCCAAATGGTTTCAAAACGGTAAAGAGGTCACACCGGGGCCTCTTCACCGACAGCGGCACAACAACCTGGCCTTTGTGGCGGTGACGAGGAGCGACGAAGGAAGTTACAACTGCGCTACTGAGACCGAGCAGGGGACCGTGATCAGCCCCAACTACACTCTGAATGTTCTTG agccTGTGTCGGTGGTGAAGGGCCTGAGCGACCAGCTTGTCCCTCCTGGCTCCTCTGCGCATTTCACCTGCGCAGCGAGAGGAAACCCCTCCCCGAACATCACATGGCTGTTCAACGCCGACCCCATCGCGCCATCGCGCCGCTTTCAGATCTCCGGATCGTCGCTCGTTATCTCAGACGTGACTCCGCGGGATGCGGGCGTGTACCAGTGTCTCCTGGACAACGGGATCGGCTCGGCACAGTCGCAGGGAATGCTTACAACACAATCAG ATCCACAGCTGGGCCCCACTGCCGGCGTGCTGCTGGAGGCCTCGCCGTCCCTCCACCCAATGCAAAGCGATGAGGGCCGCGACGAAGACGCAGGCGACGCTGGCGACGCGATCGATCTTCCACCCGATCGGAGCAGCGCCTGTCCCACCCCGGAGGCGCCGATCATCACCAGCCCGCCGCAGACTCACAAGCCCGATCTGTACGATCTGGAGTGGAGGGCGGGGCGCGACGGCGGCAGTCCAATCGTCGCCTACTTTGTCAAATACCGTAAG gtCGATGAAATGGGAACAGTGGTTGGGAGCTGGCACACAGTCCGTGTCCCTGGCAGCGAGAAGACCCTGCGGCTGTCGGAGCTGGAGTCCTCCAGTCTCTACGAGGTGCTGATGGTGGCTCGGAGTTCAGCAGGCGAGGGCCAGCCAGCCATGCTCACCTTCCGCACGGGCAAGG AGAAGAGCACCACCTCCAACAAGAATCCGTCCAAGCCTCCCGTCGTCCCGATGCCCCCCAAAGCCCCGGAGGACAAAAACCCAAACACGCACTTCGGCGTCATCATACACGACAGAG TACCCGAGGCCCCCGATCGGCCGACCATCTCCATGGCGACGGAGAGCTCGGTGTACGTCACCTGGATCCCGAGGGCAAACGGCGGCTCTCCGATCACGGCGTTCCGCGTCGAGTACAGACGCGGCCGCGTCGCCGAGTGGGTTGTGGCCGCCGATAACATCTCACCGCTCAAACTGTCCGTGGAAGTTCGCAACCTGGAGCCTG GCTCTATCTACAAGTTCCGTGTTGTAGCCGTGAACATGTACGGCGAGAGTCCCCACAGCATCCCCTCCAAGCCCTATCAGGTGCCACAGGCCAGCCCGCGGATGGCGGACCGCCCCGTGGTCGGACCGCACATCTCATCCACGGATGCCATCAGCGACACGCAGATCATGCTGCGCTGGACC TATAGTCCCAcgagcaacaacaacactccGATCCAAGGTTTCTACATTTACTACAGGCCCACTGACAGCGACAATGACAGCGACTACAAAAGAGGCGTGGTGGAAG GTGTAAAACACTGGCACATGATTGGACACCTCCAGCCCGAGACCTCCTACGACATCAAGATGCAGTGTTTTAATGACGGCGGGGAGAGCGAGTACAGCAACGTCATGATCTGCGAGACCAAAG CACGTCAGGCCCCGGGGTCGCCCAGCCAGCACCCCATCACCCCACCTGGCCCCCACCCGCAGGAGCCGCCCAGCCCCCCCGGAGGACTGCTCTACCTGATTGTGGGCTGCGTTTTGGGAGTGATGGTGCTCATCCTGCTGGCTTTCATCGCCATGTGCCTGTGGAGGAATCGTCAGCAGAACAACATGCACA AGTACGACCCTCCCGGCTACCTGTACCAGCCAGCAGAGATGAACGGCCATGTCCTCGAGTACACCACGCTGCCCGGCACGAGCCGCATCAACGGGGGTGTCCACGGGGGCTACGGCCACGGTGGCCCCATACTCCCCCAAGGGTGCCATCACCTCCACCACAAGCTCCCCAACGGTCTGGCGCTGCTCAACGGCTCCGGCGGCCTGTTCTCACCTGGCCACCCGCACGGCCACGATGGCACCCTGCCCCACAGCACCCGGGACTGCGAGCACTCGcaccctcaccaccaccacaac GGTGGAGGCATGTACACAGCTCTTCCCCAAACGGAGTCTTCTGATTGCATGAGCTGTCAGAACCTCTGCAATAATAACAG ATGTTACAACAAGACCAATGGCACTTTCTCCAGTGGCACTCTGCCTCTAATGCATCGCGTGGCGCCGTGCCAGCAGGACGGGCTGGAGATGGTGCCTCTGGGCCAGGTTTCGCCCCAGTGCCACGGCCCCAGTGGTCAGATGAACCCCGGTGACCAGGAGGCCGATGCGGGCTACCAGCCCGACGAGCACAGGGGGTCCTCGCCCTCGCAGCATTCCTGCTGTCTGGTCGGGAGCAATGAAAACTGTCCGGCGGACAACACTG ccgaggaggagctggagtgcGTGGACACGGAGGGGCCTGTGCTGTGCTGGGAGAGTCTGGGCCTGCCCGACTTGGACTGTGACGAGAAGCCTGGGTGgatctccagcagcagcctggcgGGAGAGCTGATCCAGCCCGGCCCACAGCAGGTCTGA